The Amycolatopsis viridis genome window below encodes:
- a CDS encoding NADP-dependent isocitrate dehydrogenase → MAKIKVEGTVVELDGDEMTRIIWKFIKDKLIHPYLDINLEYYDLGIEERDRTDDQVTIDSANAIKKHGVGVKCATITPDEARVEEFGLKKMWRSPNGTIRNILGGVVFREPIIISNIPRLVSGWTKPIIIGRHAHGDQYKATDFKVPGPGTVTMTYVPEDGSEPMEFEVARYPEGGGVAMGMYNYRKSIEDFARASLQYGLDRGMPVYMSTKNTILKAYDGMFKDTFQEIFDKEFKADFDAKGLTYEHRLIDDMVAASLKWEGGYVWACKNYDGDVQSDTVAQGFGSLGLMTSVLRTPDGKTVEAEAAHGTVTRHYRQHQQGKPTSTNPIASIFAWTRGLEHRGKLDGNSELVGFANKLEQVVIETVESGKMTKDLALLVGKDQPYQTTEEFLATLDENLAAKIAQG, encoded by the coding sequence ATGGCCAAGATCAAGGTCGAGGGCACCGTCGTAGAACTCGACGGCGACGAGATGACTCGCATCATCTGGAAGTTCATCAAGGACAAGCTGATCCACCCCTATCTCGACATCAACCTCGAGTACTACGACCTCGGCATCGAGGAGCGGGACCGGACCGACGACCAGGTCACGATCGATTCCGCGAACGCCATCAAGAAGCACGGCGTCGGCGTCAAGTGCGCCACCATCACCCCGGACGAGGCCCGGGTCGAGGAGTTCGGCCTGAAGAAGATGTGGCGGAGCCCGAACGGCACCATCCGCAACATCCTCGGCGGCGTCGTCTTCCGTGAGCCGATCATCATCTCCAACATCCCGCGGCTGGTGTCGGGCTGGACCAAGCCGATCATCATCGGCCGTCACGCGCACGGCGACCAGTACAAGGCCACGGACTTCAAGGTTCCCGGCCCCGGCACGGTGACCATGACGTACGTGCCCGAGGACGGCTCCGAGCCGATGGAGTTCGAGGTCGCCCGCTACCCGGAGGGTGGCGGCGTGGCGATGGGCATGTACAACTACCGCAAGTCGATCGAGGACTTCGCGCGCGCCTCGCTGCAGTACGGCCTGGACCGCGGCATGCCGGTCTACATGTCGACGAAGAACACCATCCTGAAGGCCTACGACGGCATGTTCAAGGACACCTTCCAGGAGATCTTCGACAAGGAGTTCAAGGCCGACTTCGACGCCAAGGGCCTGACCTACGAGCACCGCCTGATCGACGACATGGTCGCCGCGTCCCTGAAGTGGGAGGGCGGCTACGTCTGGGCCTGCAAGAACTACGACGGGGACGTGCAGTCCGACACCGTCGCGCAGGGCTTCGGCTCGCTGGGCCTGATGACCTCGGTGCTGCGTACGCCGGACGGCAAGACCGTGGAGGCCGAGGCCGCACACGGCACCGTCACCCGGCACTACCGCCAGCACCAGCAGGGCAAGCCGACCTCGACCAACCCGATCGCGTCGATCTTCGCGTGGACCCGGGGTCTCGAGCACCGTGGCAAGCTGGACGGCAACTCCGAGCTGGTGGGCTTCGCCAACAAGCTCGAGCAGGTCGTCATCGAGACCGTCGAGAGCGGCAAGATGACCAAGGACCTGGCGCTGCTCGTCGGCAAGGACCAGCCGTACCAGACGACGGAGGAGTTCCTCGCGACGCTGGACGAGAACCTGGCGGCGAAGATCGCCCAGGGCTGA
- a CDS encoding HhH-GPD-type base excision DNA repair protein, whose translation MPKKLRLTGDADADKLLSEDPFALLTGMLLDQQIAMETAFLGPKKIADRMGGFDVRKIAESGLDEFVELCVTPPAIHRYGGSMARRVHALANHVVEHYDGKADRIWKRGTPDGKEVLRRLKELPGYGDQKARIFLALLGKQRGVQPEGWREAAGAYGEEGSRRSIADVVSPETLAEVRAFKKAAKAAAKN comes from the coding sequence ATGCCGAAGAAGCTCCGTCTCACCGGTGACGCCGACGCGGACAAGCTCCTGTCCGAGGACCCGTTCGCCCTCCTCACGGGGATGCTCCTGGACCAGCAGATCGCGATGGAGACGGCGTTCCTGGGCCCGAAGAAGATCGCCGACCGGATGGGCGGCTTCGACGTCCGGAAGATCGCGGAGTCCGGCCTCGACGAGTTCGTGGAGCTGTGCGTGACCCCGCCGGCCATCCACCGCTACGGCGGGTCGATGGCCCGCCGTGTCCACGCCCTCGCCAACCACGTGGTCGAGCACTACGACGGCAAGGCCGACCGCATCTGGAAGCGGGGCACCCCGGACGGCAAGGAGGTCCTGCGCCGTCTCAAGGAGCTGCCCGGCTACGGCGACCAGAAGGCCCGGATCTTCCTCGCGCTGCTCGGCAAGCAGCGCGGCGTGCAGCCCGAGGGCTGGCGCGAGGCCGCGGGCGCCTACGGCGAGGAGGGCTCGCGCCGGTCGATCGCGGACGTCGTCAGCCCGGAGACCCTCGCCGAGGTCCGCGCCTTCAAGAAAGCCGCGAAGGCCGCTGCGAAGAACTGA
- a CDS encoding Prokaryotic metallothionein — MASCVVCGNDYWMSFEVRTVSGDTYTFDSIECAAQKIAPSCEHCGCRILGHGVEVEGRFFCCAHCARASGSGLGSEIRDTAGAHPG, encoded by the coding sequence ATGGCGAGCTGCGTGGTGTGCGGAAACGACTACTGGATGTCGTTCGAGGTCCGCACGGTCAGCGGGGACACCTACACGTTCGACAGCATCGAGTGCGCGGCGCAAAAAATCGCACCATCGTGCGAGCACTGCGGGTGCCGGATCCTCGGCCACGGCGTGGAGGTCGAAGGCCGGTTCTTCTGCTGCGCGCACTGCGCGCGGGCGAGCGGGTCGGGCCTCGGCAGCGAAATCCGTGACACGGCCGGCGCCCACCCCGGCTGA
- a CDS encoding DUF1918 domain-containing protein: protein MHAAVGDRILVHGRTVGAAEQSGEIVEVRGENGGPPYLVRFADGHEGLIFPGSDCEVTHDRQQNNA from the coding sequence ATGCACGCAGCCGTAGGAGACCGGATTCTCGTCCACGGTCGCACCGTCGGAGCGGCCGAGCAGTCCGGGGAGATCGTCGAGGTCCGCGGGGAGAACGGCGGGCCGCCCTACCTCGTCCGGTTCGCCGACGGCCACGAGGGCCTGATCTTCCCCGGGTCCGACTGCGAGGTCACCCACGACCGGCAGCAGAACAACGCTTGA
- a CDS encoding MFS transporter has protein sequence MPIALLALAVGAFGIGTTEFVMMGVLPQTAATFGVDIPAAGHLISAYALGVVVGAPLLTAVAVRLPRKIMLLAMIALFTAGNLLFALAPDQRFGLVFRFLTGLPHGAFFGAGAVVAASLVKPGDRAKAVSMMFLGLTLANVVGVPLGTLLGQQVGWRFTFGVVAVFGLLAVLAIAKLVPHQGRPEQPSLRGELGAFRRPQVWLALGIVMFGLGGVFACLSYVTPLMTDVAGYQPGSVTLLLALAGVGMTIGNLLGGRLADKALMPSLYVALLSLAAVLAVFTVTAHSKVGAAITIFLVGVAGFMIGPMMQTRVMLKAGGTPSMVSAAVQSAFNIANSIGAYLGGLVIAGGLGLVAPNWVGAGLAVVGLAIAVVSGSLDRRETARTPAMAEA, from the coding sequence GTGCCCATCGCGCTCCTCGCGCTCGCCGTCGGTGCCTTCGGTATCGGCACCACGGAATTCGTCATGATGGGTGTCCTTCCGCAGACCGCCGCGACCTTCGGGGTGGACATCCCGGCCGCCGGTCACCTCATCTCCGCCTACGCGCTCGGCGTGGTCGTCGGCGCGCCACTGCTGACCGCGGTCGCCGTCCGGTTGCCGCGCAAGATCATGCTGCTGGCGATGATCGCGCTGTTCACGGCGGGCAACCTGCTCTTCGCGCTGGCACCGGACCAGCGGTTCGGTCTCGTGTTCCGCTTCCTCACCGGACTGCCGCACGGCGCGTTCTTCGGCGCCGGCGCGGTCGTGGCCGCGAGCCTCGTCAAGCCGGGCGACCGCGCGAAGGCCGTGTCGATGATGTTCCTCGGCCTGACCCTGGCCAACGTCGTCGGCGTGCCGCTGGGCACGCTGCTCGGCCAGCAGGTCGGCTGGCGCTTCACCTTCGGCGTGGTGGCGGTGTTCGGCCTGCTCGCGGTCCTGGCCATCGCGAAGCTGGTGCCGCACCAGGGCCGCCCCGAGCAGCCGTCGCTGCGCGGTGAGCTGGGCGCGTTCCGCCGCCCGCAGGTGTGGCTGGCACTGGGGATCGTCATGTTCGGGCTCGGCGGCGTGTTCGCCTGCCTGTCCTACGTGACGCCGCTGATGACCGACGTCGCCGGCTACCAGCCGGGAAGCGTGACCCTGCTGCTCGCCCTCGCGGGTGTCGGCATGACGATCGGCAACCTGCTCGGCGGCCGGCTGGCGGACAAGGCGCTGATGCCGAGCCTGTACGTGGCGCTGCTCTCGCTCGCGGCCGTGCTGGCGGTGTTCACCGTCACCGCGCACAGCAAGGTCGGCGCCGCGATCACGATCTTCCTGGTCGGGGTCGCCGGGTTCATGATCGGCCCGATGATGCAGACCCGCGTCATGCTCAAGGCCGGTGGCACGCCGTCGATGGTGTCGGCCGCCGTGCAGTCCGCGTTCAACATCGCCAACTCGATCGGCGCCTACCTCGGCGGCCTGGTGATCGCCGGCGGGCTCGGCCTCGTCGCGCCCAACTGGGTCGGCGCCGGGCTCGCCGTCGTGGGTCTCGCGATCGCCGTGGTGTCCGGTTCGCTGGACCGCCGCGAAACGGCCCGGACCCCGGCGATGGCCGAGGCCTGA
- a CDS encoding DUF3017 domain-containing protein: MHSPRRNRAAVLEQVPFALVMLLVAIAGLRIWQYHWRQGAAIIGGALLVAAILRGVLPGVRAGLLAIRGRPVDVLSYAGLGVLILFLAFTITDGPFGS, from the coding sequence GTGCACTCGCCACGGCGTAACCGCGCGGCCGTTCTGGAGCAGGTCCCCTTCGCCCTGGTGATGCTGCTGGTGGCGATCGCCGGCCTGCGGATCTGGCAATACCACTGGCGGCAGGGCGCCGCGATCATCGGTGGCGCCCTGCTCGTGGCGGCGATCCTGCGGGGCGTCCTGCCGGGCGTGCGGGCCGGCCTGCTGGCCATCCGCGGCCGCCCGGTGGACGTCCTGAGCTACGCCGGGCTCGGCGTGCTCATCCTCTTCCTGGCGTTCACGATCACCGACGGACCGTTCGGTTCCTGA
- a CDS encoding bifunctional methylenetetrahydrofolate dehydrogenase/methenyltetrahydrofolate cyclohydrolase, which yields MGAVTATVLDGKATKNAIFDELQPRVAALAERGVTPGLGTVLVGDDPGSHSYVRMKHADSAKIGVNSIRRDLPGDISQAKLEAVIDELNADPACHGYIVQLPLPGHLDAGRVLERIAPEKDADGLAPVSLGRLVLNEAGPLPCTPYGILELLRRHDVPIAGANVTVVGRGVTVGRTMGLLLTRRSENATVTLCHTGTRDLAAEVRRADIVIAAAGVPHLIKPDMVKPGAAVLDVGVSHVDGKLAGDVDPAVAEVAGWLSPNPGGVGPMTRAMLVTNVVEAAERALATA from the coding sequence ATGGGAGCCGTGACTGCGACGGTTCTCGACGGCAAAGCGACCAAGAACGCCATCTTCGACGAGCTCCAGCCGCGGGTGGCCGCCCTGGCCGAGCGGGGCGTGACGCCCGGCCTGGGAACCGTCCTGGTCGGCGACGACCCCGGCTCACACTCCTACGTGCGGATGAAGCACGCGGACAGCGCGAAGATCGGCGTCAACTCCATCCGCCGTGACCTGCCCGGCGACATCAGCCAGGCCAAGCTCGAGGCCGTCATCGACGAGCTCAACGCCGACCCGGCCTGCCACGGCTACATCGTCCAGCTCCCGCTGCCCGGGCACCTCGACGCCGGCCGGGTCCTGGAGCGCATCGCGCCGGAGAAGGACGCCGACGGCCTCGCCCCGGTCAGCCTCGGCCGCCTGGTGCTCAACGAGGCCGGGCCACTGCCCTGCACCCCGTACGGCATCCTCGAGCTGCTCCGGCGCCACGACGTGCCGATCGCGGGCGCGAACGTCACCGTCGTGGGCCGCGGCGTCACCGTGGGGCGGACGATGGGGCTGCTGCTGACGCGCCGGAGCGAGAACGCGACCGTCACGCTGTGCCACACCGGTACCCGGGACCTGGCCGCCGAGGTCCGCCGCGCGGACATCGTGATCGCCGCCGCCGGGGTGCCGCACCTGATCAAGCCGGACATGGTCAAGCCCGGCGCGGCGGTGCTCGACGTGGGGGTTTCGCACGTGGACGGCAAGCTCGCCGGTGACGTCGACCCGGCGGTCGCGGAGGTCGCCGGGTGGCTGTCGCCGAACCCGGGCGGGGTCGGCCCGATGACCCGGGCGATGCTCGTCACCAACGTTGTCGAGGCGGCCGAGCGTGCACTCGCCACGGCGTAA
- a CDS encoding glycohydrolase toxin TNT-related protein (This protein contains a domain related to Tuberculosis Necrotizing Toxin, which is the C-terminal effector domain of outer membrane channel protein CpnT, and which has a lethal NAD+-glycohydrolase activity.) translates to MAQPTTQLNATEQDTLVKQIGLALLRAAPRDWRRVTAHYRAVGRYHELTGEVVLEDGSAQEWMATHDIATLFGRLRGGMYREGRGTWFNARYQLDHPSSYNLEYDRDEPRWDLMPPPQAYADELRMFPRSEDNVPEWLMRRMAGLAPEQPGPRFRIARIFDGHEPNGRPVLNRPELGADEQQRVLEYLNNAPVVRAERGFDLDRLAQQPTPAVPVAFHTDGVWIWPAAINYYLQEYGVAPEAELVSHIAGTGYALPEVPEQTMQAAAAYLGRGTQQPPRQAPPAEPAFEARPEPAPAVDQPTTLTPAVNADAGPPTMLVPPAVPGEPRNGREAAPSVPSVPAGGPEPESAVEETRTWDAREAFADEPPGGPDDREWNEPETGGAPAAPGARGAEDARGWEDAESHGAATHAGPEGHGGEPRGWTGPEGHDTEGAAWAGPEAHGQEPPGFVDDEPTAAWNDRTDDRTERGPDPAGPRGVADPAAQGWEPETRGTAEPDVQGQEGIPGQHRPEAQGDAAGPEQFAEGRGQHDFAGQAGAAGLAAGGQEQFVPETPDAGRDPRHQERAEGSEGRGAEPFHPEGHGGPQGPNPRVQPAFGQEAPGERVPDRAEFAQNGVAPGEADPRVQDHAPGQAPGLAPRAPDGPGQQALDPRHHERPEAPAGTGPERFGQEGPQARDPRGLAAPDAPEFRGPRGFAGPEGQEPRGGWESPGSGFAGQEAPPEPPHLRSPERGAPAEPRGGFAGPDPRAVAGQQRSGRPAPEGPPTVLARPVAPPSGPTEPALDNLRRKLSDLGVPEGAYRIGAPAEHGWSLEKIDDGWRVGWYDETLTSPAVFGDADDAAAFMLGKLLLGQGGRPTPPARPEMDVNEIPRTPAQEPVEPQRHDLPPRALSDRLGEPDPAGPPTMLAAPVAPPPPAPPRREPPARRVEAAVPAAAASASSGSNQQWPIQPLPGEPPLTLFRGKEMRELPAGSELDRFGGPNGNLTYAAGTPFAERSLVPEWVNRPYHLYRVQRPLEALAGIAIPWFNQPGGGAAYLLPASIEDLLASGDLIELDPGEPPID, encoded by the coding sequence GTGGCGCAACCGACGACCCAGCTGAACGCGACCGAGCAGGACACCCTGGTCAAACAGATCGGACTGGCCCTGCTGCGGGCCGCTCCGCGGGACTGGCGGCGGGTGACCGCGCACTACCGGGCGGTCGGCCGGTACCACGAGCTGACCGGTGAGGTCGTGCTCGAGGACGGGTCGGCCCAGGAGTGGATGGCCACCCACGACATCGCCACGTTGTTCGGCCGGCTACGGGGCGGGATGTACCGCGAGGGCCGTGGCACCTGGTTCAACGCGCGCTACCAGCTCGACCACCCGTCGAGCTACAACCTGGAGTACGACCGCGACGAGCCGCGGTGGGACCTGATGCCCCCGCCGCAGGCGTACGCCGACGAGCTGCGGATGTTCCCCCGCTCCGAGGACAACGTCCCGGAGTGGCTGATGCGCCGCATGGCCGGCCTCGCCCCCGAGCAGCCCGGTCCGCGGTTCCGCATCGCGCGGATCTTCGACGGCCACGAGCCGAACGGCCGCCCCGTGCTCAACCGGCCGGAGCTGGGTGCCGACGAGCAGCAGCGGGTTCTCGAATACCTGAACAACGCGCCGGTCGTGCGGGCCGAGCGCGGCTTCGACCTGGACCGGCTCGCGCAGCAGCCCACGCCGGCCGTGCCGGTGGCCTTCCACACCGACGGGGTGTGGATCTGGCCCGCGGCCATCAACTACTACCTGCAGGAATACGGCGTCGCACCGGAGGCGGAGCTGGTCTCGCACATCGCCGGGACCGGGTACGCGCTGCCGGAGGTGCCGGAGCAGACGATGCAGGCGGCCGCGGCGTACCTGGGCCGCGGCACGCAGCAGCCGCCGCGGCAGGCGCCGCCCGCCGAGCCCGCGTTCGAGGCGCGGCCGGAGCCGGCTCCGGCCGTCGACCAGCCGACCACGCTGACCCCGGCGGTGAACGCGGACGCCGGGCCGCCGACGATGCTCGTGCCACCCGCCGTGCCCGGCGAGCCCCGCAACGGGCGGGAAGCGGCGCCGTCGGTGCCGTCGGTGCCCGCCGGTGGGCCCGAGCCCGAGTCCGCCGTCGAGGAGACCCGGACCTGGGACGCCCGCGAGGCGTTCGCCGACGAGCCACCCGGCGGGCCGGACGACCGCGAGTGGAACGAGCCCGAAACCGGCGGCGCACCGGCGGCGCCCGGGGCACGTGGTGCGGAGGACGCCCGCGGCTGGGAAGACGCGGAGAGCCACGGCGCCGCGACACACGCCGGACCGGAGGGCCACGGCGGGGAGCCACGCGGCTGGACCGGGCCCGAGGGACACGACACCGAAGGTGCCGCCTGGGCCGGGCCGGAGGCGCACGGCCAGGAGCCGCCCGGGTTCGTGGACGACGAGCCCACCGCGGCCTGGAACGACCGCACGGACGACCGCACGGAACGCGGCCCGGATCCGGCGGGGCCGCGTGGTGTCGCCGATCCGGCGGCCCAGGGCTGGGAGCCGGAGACCCGCGGCACCGCGGAGCCGGACGTTCAGGGACAGGAAGGCATCCCCGGGCAGCACCGTCCGGAAGCCCAGGGCGACGCGGCCGGGCCGGAGCAGTTCGCGGAGGGCCGGGGCCAGCACGACTTCGCCGGCCAGGCCGGTGCCGCGGGCCTCGCCGCCGGAGGCCAGGAGCAGTTCGTGCCGGAGACCCCGGACGCCGGGCGTGACCCGCGCCACCAGGAACGCGCCGAGGGCTCCGAGGGGCGCGGTGCGGAACCGTTCCACCCGGAAGGGCACGGCGGCCCCCAGGGGCCGAACCCGCGCGTCCAGCCGGCTTTCGGCCAGGAAGCCCCGGGGGAACGGGTGCCGGACCGGGCCGAGTTCGCTCAGAACGGCGTCGCGCCGGGCGAAGCGGATCCGCGCGTCCAGGACCACGCGCCGGGTCAGGCGCCCGGGCTGGCTCCGCGCGCCCCGGACGGGCCGGGGCAGCAAGCGCTGGATCCCCGCCACCACGAGCGTCCCGAGGCCCCCGCGGGCACCGGTCCGGAACGCTTCGGCCAGGAAGGACCGCAGGCCCGCGATCCGCGGGGCCTCGCCGCCCCGGACGCACCCGAGTTCCGTGGTCCCCGTGGCTTCGCCGGGCCGGAAGGCCAGGAGCCGCGCGGCGGCTGGGAGAGCCCGGGCAGCGGCTTCGCCGGTCAGGAGGCTCCGCCGGAACCCCCGCACCTGCGCAGCCCGGAGCGCGGCGCTCCGGCGGAACCCCGCGGCGGCTTCGCCGGACCGGATCCGCGTGCCGTCGCCGGGCAGCAGCGGAGCGGCCGGCCGGCACCCGAGGGGCCGCCGACCGTGCTGGCCCGCCCAGTGGCCCCGCCGAGCGGCCCCACCGAGCCGGCGCTGGACAACCTGCGCAGGAAGCTGTCGGACCTCGGCGTGCCCGAGGGCGCGTACCGCATCGGCGCGCCCGCCGAACACGGCTGGAGCCTGGAGAAGATCGACGACGGCTGGCGCGTCGGCTGGTACGACGAGACCCTGACCAGCCCCGCGGTGTTCGGCGACGCCGACGACGCGGCCGCGTTCATGCTGGGCAAGCTCCTGCTCGGCCAGGGCGGCCGGCCCACGCCACCGGCGCGCCCGGAGATGGACGTCAACGAGATCCCGCGCACCCCGGCGCAGGAACCGGTGGAGCCCCAGCGGCACGACCTGCCCCCGCGGGCCCTTTCGGACCGCCTCGGCGAACCCGACCCGGCCGGCCCGCCCACGATGCTGGCCGCCCCGGTCGCGCCGCCTCCGCCCGCTCCGCCGCGCCGGGAGCCGCCCGCCCGGCGGGTCGAAGCGGCGGTGCCCGCGGCCGCCGCATCCGCGTCGTCCGGCAGCAACCAGCAGTGGCCGATCCAGCCGCTGCCCGGTGAGCCGCCGCTGACCCTGTTCCGCGGCAAGGAGATGCGGGAACTGCCGGCGGGCAGCGAGCTCGACCGGTTCGGCGGCCCGAACGGCAACCTAACCTACGCGGCCGGCACCCCGTTCGCCGAGCGGTCGCTGGTGCCGGAGTGGGTCAACCGCCCCTACCACCTGTACCGGGTGCAGCGGCCGCTGGAGGCGCTGGCCGGGATCGCGATCCCGTGGTTCAACCAGCCCGGCGGTGGCGCGGCGTACCTGCTGCCCGCCTCCATCGAGGACCTGCTGGCCTCGGGTGACCTGATCGAACTCGACCCGGGCGAGCCGCCGATCGACTGA
- a CDS encoding pentapeptide repeat-containing protein: protein MEIAEDYRDAVLPGTTWENRQFSGCDFRDADLRRLVTRGCTFDECDFSGADLGQSRHQASAFRSCVFERAVLAESAFHGCSLLGSSFMDSGLRGMFARDSDFSLANFSRANLRRRALSGLRFREANFSDANLAGADLRDSDLRGARLHGANLTDADLRGAQLDAHGLVQANLRGARVDLDIAVAFAAAHGLVVG from the coding sequence ATGGAGATCGCCGAGGACTACCGCGATGCCGTGCTGCCCGGGACCACGTGGGAGAACCGCCAGTTCAGCGGGTGCGACTTCCGCGATGCCGACCTGCGCCGGCTGGTCACGCGGGGCTGCACGTTCGACGAGTGCGACTTCTCCGGCGCGGACCTCGGGCAGTCCCGGCACCAGGCCTCGGCGTTCCGGTCGTGCGTGTTCGAGCGGGCCGTGCTCGCGGAGAGCGCGTTCCACGGGTGCTCGCTGCTCGGCTCGTCCTTTATGGACAGTGGGCTGCGCGGGATGTTCGCGCGGGACAGCGACTTCTCGCTGGCGAACTTCAGCCGGGCTAACCTGCGGCGCCGTGCGCTGTCCGGGTTGCGGTTCCGGGAGGCCAACTTCTCGGACGCGAACCTGGCCGGGGCCGACCTGCGCGACAGTGATCTGCGCGGCGCGCGGCTGCACGGCGCGAACCTGACGGACGCCGACCTGCGCGGCGCCCAGCTCGACGCGCACGGGCTGGTGCAGGCGAACCTGCGGGGCGCCCGGGTGGACCTCGACATCGCGGTCGCCTTCGCCGCCGCGCACGGCCTGGTGGTCGGCTGA